A genomic region of Desulfomonile tiedjei contains the following coding sequences:
- a CDS encoding TRAP transporter large permease, whose product MDPGIILFLLFFILLIAGFPIAIALGSVACIVLWLAGQSLLGISPTFYSNIAKFPLLAIPFFILAGFILERCGISKRLIHLANLIVGPIPGGLAIVGVLVCVFFGGISGSGPADAAAIGAIMIPAMIAKGYDRNFAAALIATGGSTAIIIPPSIAFIIYAVFTQVSVPAIFAGGIFPGLIAGLSLTVPAYFISKRNGWGGERWGTPWEILIALKEAFWGLMAPVVILGGLYGGIFTATEAAIVAVVYGIFVGTVLYRTIGLKGLYNCMLDASIASAVVMFIVAFAGLFAWTADALGTIDRLTNAILSISQNGLVMIFVINLLLFVAGMLLDAISIYYVFLPIFMPLMARFGWDPLWFGVVMTFNLAIGQATPPVAVNLYVTTSLAETKLDRVAVAVIPFIAAMLAGLIIVILWPELSLAPPRWFGLYKP is encoded by the coding sequence ATGGACCCGGGCATAATTCTTTTCCTGCTGTTCTTTATCCTTCTCATAGCAGGTTTCCCCATAGCGATCGCGTTGGGCTCGGTGGCCTGCATTGTCCTGTGGCTTGCGGGCCAAAGCCTATTGGGTATTTCACCGACCTTCTATTCCAATATCGCCAAGTTTCCACTCCTGGCGATACCGTTTTTCATTTTGGCCGGCTTTATCCTTGAACGCTGCGGCATTTCCAAGCGCTTGATTCATCTGGCAAACCTTATTGTCGGGCCGATCCCCGGTGGGCTGGCCATTGTTGGAGTACTGGTTTGCGTATTCTTCGGCGGGATTTCGGGCTCCGGCCCGGCCGACGCGGCCGCCATTGGAGCCATCATGATTCCCGCCATGATCGCCAAGGGCTATGACCGTAATTTCGCAGCGGCTCTGATAGCGACAGGGGGCTCGACCGCCATCATTATTCCACCGTCCATAGCTTTTATCATTTACGCAGTATTCACCCAGGTTTCGGTGCCCGCGATCTTTGCCGGCGGCATTTTCCCAGGGTTGATTGCGGGCCTTTCTCTCACTGTTCCGGCATATTTTATTTCAAAACGCAATGGCTGGGGTGGAGAGCGATGGGGCACCCCGTGGGAAATTCTTATAGCCCTCAAAGAGGCCTTCTGGGGCCTGATGGCTCCGGTTGTGATTCTAGGAGGGCTTTATGGCGGCATCTTTACGGCCACTGAAGCGGCCATTGTAGCGGTTGTCTACGGCATTTTCGTCGGCACGGTTTTGTACCGCACTATAGGCCTGAAAGGCCTTTACAACTGCATGTTGGATGCGTCAATCGCTTCTGCCGTGGTGATGTTCATCGTAGCATTTGCAGGTCTTTTCGCATGGACGGCCGACGCTCTGGGGACCATCGACCGTCTCACCAACGCGATTTTGAGCATCTCTCAGAACGGGTTGGTCATGATTTTCGTGATCAATTTGCTTTTGTTCGTGGCCGGCATGTTATTGGATGCAATTTCCATTTATTACGTTTTTCTGCCCATTTTCATGCCCTTGATGGCCCGTTTCGGTTGGGACCCGCTGTGGTTCGGAGTGGTAATGACGTTCAATCTCGCTATCGGCCAGGCGACACCTCCAGTGGCCGTCAATCTTTACGTCACTACATCTTTGGCCGAAACCAAGCTTGACAGGGTAGCGGTGGCTGTTATTCCATTCATCGCGGCAATGTTGGCCGGCCTGATTATTGTGATACTGTGGCCCGAGTTGTCCCTCGCTCCACCCCGTTGGTTCGGTCTTTATAAACCGTAA
- a CDS encoding TRAP transporter small permease, producing the protein MSGLLRSFFNNAEEIFCAAIMVFMTLLGFANVVARYAGYSLAFTEELLVMAMVWLTLFGAAVGFKRGAHLGLGFFKEALPAPLQKIFDIAAASFTVGTVGLVVYLCVVYQIPDEIAMRTSTPALDIPQAYYTLAIPIGGAAVIIRVVQTSWRIARETARRP; encoded by the coding sequence ATGAGTGGATTACTCCGATCGTTTTTCAACAATGCCGAAGAGATTTTTTGCGCCGCCATTATGGTCTTTATGACTCTGCTCGGTTTTGCCAACGTGGTTGCCCGTTACGCAGGCTACTCCCTGGCCTTTACGGAGGAGTTGCTGGTCATGGCAATGGTATGGCTGACGCTGTTTGGTGCGGCAGTAGGATTCAAACGCGGCGCTCACCTCGGCTTGGGTTTCTTCAAAGAAGCCTTGCCCGCTCCTCTTCAGAAGATCTTTGACATCGCGGCCGCGTCTTTCACCGTGGGAACCGTGGGCCTGGTTGTCTACTTGTGCGTTGTCTACCAGATACCTGACGAAATCGCTATGCGCACCAGCACCCCAGCTCTCGACATCCCGCAGGCGTACTATACCCTCGCAATTCCAATAGGCGGCGCGGCCGTGATCATAAGGGTCGTTCAGACTTCCTGGCGAATTGCCCGGGAAACGGCCAGGAGGCCCTAG
- the dctP gene encoding TRAP transporter substrate-binding protein DctP, translated as MDTRTKKAILVCVGLIGLLIGTATVTPAAQYLDEYKMTVVVGPGSSWGKGAQMFADLVKEASRDKIKIKVYFAGKLFAGQQTNEFMLLRQGVADFALASTINWCPQIRQLNLFSLPFMFENYKQLDAVKAGEPGKKLIEEMEKNGVTFLGWGENGFRELTNSVRPVAKPEDMKGMKIRVVGSPIFKDIFQAFGTNPILMNWADALTAFQQGTVDGQENPVTSIILPYKLFQFQKYMTVWHYTIDPLIFGVNQKLWNQFSEEDRKILRDAAEKAGKWEIEDARTGLTGDMKALKEAEASGMQVTVLTPDQKKAFKDVTKPVWEKWTKEIGDDLVKSALKIIDAVR; from the coding sequence ATGGATACACGCACGAAGAAGGCGATTTTGGTTTGCGTGGGCTTAATTGGACTGCTCATTGGAACAGCCACTGTAACCCCTGCAGCGCAATATTTAGACGAGTACAAGATGACCGTGGTCGTGGGGCCGGGTTCAAGTTGGGGCAAAGGCGCGCAGATGTTCGCTGATCTGGTGAAAGAGGCTTCACGAGACAAAATAAAGATCAAGGTCTATTTCGCAGGAAAACTGTTTGCCGGCCAACAGACGAATGAATTCATGCTTCTGAGGCAGGGCGTGGCTGACTTTGCGCTGGCCTCCACCATAAACTGGTGCCCGCAAATCAGGCAGCTTAACCTATTCTCTCTGCCTTTCATGTTCGAAAACTACAAACAGTTGGATGCCGTGAAGGCCGGCGAGCCAGGCAAGAAACTCATCGAAGAAATGGAAAAGAACGGCGTAACGTTTCTGGGATGGGGCGAAAACGGGTTCAGAGAGCTTACCAACTCCGTGCGGCCGGTGGCAAAGCCGGAAGACATGAAAGGAATGAAGATACGAGTCGTGGGCAGCCCTATCTTCAAGGACATTTTTCAGGCGTTTGGGACTAACCCCATTTTAATGAACTGGGCCGACGCTCTGACCGCCTTTCAACAAGGCACCGTTGACGGTCAGGAAAACCCCGTAACCTCCATTATCCTTCCGTACAAACTCTTTCAGTTCCAGAAATACATGACTGTATGGCACTACACAATTGATCCTCTGATATTCGGAGTAAATCAGAAGCTTTGGAATCAGTTTTCCGAGGAGGATCGAAAGATTTTGAGAGATGCCGCTGAGAAGGCGGGAAAATGGGAAATTGAAGATGCCCGCACCGGTCTTACCGGCGACATGAAGGCCCTAAAAGAAGCCGAAGCCTCCGGCATGCAAGTGACGGTGCTTACACCGGACCAGAAGAAGGCATTCAAAGATGTGACCAAGCCGGTGTGGGAGAAGTGGACCAAGGAAATCGGTGACGATCTGGTAAAAAGCGCGCTCAAGATCATAGACGCGGTCCGGTAG